The Bradyrhizobium sp. CCGB01 genome segment CAACGCGCCCCGCCCGTGGCCGAGCCCGCGCTAGCCTGATTTCGCCAGCGCGTTCTCCAGGAACCATGCGGCCGCAAGCGCGCCGGGATCATTGCCGAAGCGCGCGATCACCTGCACGCCGATCGGCAGGCCGCCGACCTTCAGCACCGGCACGTTGACGCAAGGATTGCCCATCAGCGTCCACACCCGGTTGTAGCGAGGGTCACCGGTCGAGGCGAGTTCCTTGGCCGGCGGCGTGCCCGGCGCCGAATAGGTCAGCAGCACGTCGAAATTCTCGAACATTTCACCGAGTTCGCGGCGGCCGCGACGGGCGATGCGGCGCGCCTCGTCATAGTCCTTCGGCGTCAGTCCGACGGTCGCATCGAGGCTGGCACGCAGCATCGGTGCGATCTCGTCGTGATGCTCGTCAAACTCCCAGGCGAGTGCACGATGCGCCTCGAAGTCCTGGATGATCGGGTGGATGCGCCAGGCTTCCGCCACCGACTCCGGCGCAGCGATCGTCTGCACGCTGGCGCCGGCACGCTCCGCCGCCTTGATCGCAGCTTGCAGCCCCTCTTCGGCGGCCGGCTCGACGGCGCCGGCAAACTCCTGGCGGACCACGCCGATGCGCGGCGCCTTCGCCGGGGCGATGCCGGAGAATTCGGTGCGGCCGGTCATTCCCAAAAGGCCGCGCGCGAGATCTTCCGCACGCGACCCGAACAGGCCGACCGTGTCGAGCGCCCACGAATAGCACTTCACGCCGACCGTCGGCAGCATCCGGAACGACGGCTTGATCGCGGCGGCACCGCAATAGGCGGCGGGCCGGATCACCGAGCCGCCGGTCTGGGTGCCCAGCGCCAGCGGGATCATGCCGGCGCCGACGGCCGCCGCCGAACCGGAGGACGAGCCGCCCGGCGTATGGCCGAGATTGTGCGGATTGAGCGTCGGGGTCGGATCGCGCGAGGCGAACGCCGTGGTCGTGGTCTTGCCGATGACGGTGGCGCCTGCCCGCTTCAGCATCATCACGACCGGCGCGTCGCTGCGCGGCTGCCAGCCGCGATAGATCTCCGAGCCCATCTCGGTCGGCATATTGGCGGTGTCGATGATGTCCTTGATGCCGACGGCGATGCCGCGCAGCGGGCCGGAGGCCTGCGCCTTCGCGGATTTGTCGTGGCGGACGAAGGCGTGGACGTCCTTCTCCCTGGCCTCGATCGCCGCGTGCGACTGGGCGATGGCGTCATCGGGCGAAAGCTCCCCCGCTTCAATGCGGCGCTGGAGGTCGGCGAGTGAGATCATGGCAAAACCCTTCTTATTGGGATCGCTTTTAGCATC includes the following:
- a CDS encoding amidase; translated protein: MISLADLQRRIEAGELSPDDAIAQSHAAIEAREKDVHAFVRHDKSAKAQASGPLRGIAVGIKDIIDTANMPTEMGSEIYRGWQPRSDAPVVMMLKRAGATVIGKTTTTAFASRDPTPTLNPHNLGHTPGGSSSGSAAAVGAGMIPLALGTQTGGSVIRPAAYCGAAAIKPSFRMLPTVGVKCYSWALDTVGLFGSRAEDLARGLLGMTGRTEFSGIAPAKAPRIGVVRQEFAGAVEPAAEEGLQAAIKAAERAGASVQTIAAPESVAEAWRIHPIIQDFEAHRALAWEFDEHHDEIAPMLRASLDATVGLTPKDYDEARRIARRGRRELGEMFENFDVLLTYSAPGTPPAKELASTGDPRYNRVWTLMGNPCVNVPVLKVGGLPIGVQVIARFGNDPGALAAAWFLENALAKSG